TTCGATAGATTCATCGCTGAACTCGATCACTTTACCGCAGTCCAGGCAAATGAGGTGATCGTGGTGATGCTGCTGAGTCAGTTCAAAAACGGACTTGCCGCCTTCAAAATTATGACGGGTAACGATCCCCGCATCATCAAACTGGTTCAGAACGCGGTAAACCGTCGCCAGACCAATTTCTTCGCCCATATCTATCAGGCGCTTGTACAAGTCTTCCGCACTGACATGATGGCCCTCAGGTTCCTGAAGCACTTCCAGAATTTTCAGTCGGGGAAGCGTGACTTTCAGGCCGGCCTTCTTTAATGCGGTGTTATTGTCAGTCATGCGGATATTGTCCTGTTACT
This genomic window from Erwinia sp. E_sp_B01_1 contains:
- the fur gene encoding ferric iron uptake transcriptional regulator, whose protein sequence is MTDNNTALKKAGLKVTLPRLKILEVLQEPEGHHVSAEDLYKRLIDMGEEIGLATVYRVLNQFDDAGIVTRHNFEGGKSVFELTQQHHHDHLICLDCGKVIEFSDESIETRQRDIATRHGIKLSNHSLYLYGHCTTGDCREDDTLHDK